A region of the Nocardia nova SH22a genome:
CCGCCGACGGCGCAGTCGCCGAGGCCCTGACCGTCCGGTGGCCGCGTGATATCGGGATGGGCCAGGAAGTCCGGCTCGCCGAGTACCTGATACGTCGAGACCTCGCGCGCACCGGTCTGCCGGTTCAGGATGTCGACCTGACCGGATTGCGACACCGACAGCACGGTGCCCTCCGCGGTGAACTGCATGGACACCGGCACCCCCGCGACGGGCGTGCGCCAGCGGGGCTGTCCGAGGTTGTTGAACGAGAAGACCGCGCCGTCGTCGCCGACGTACACATTGTCGGCGCCGTCCACCGCCGAGGCCGCCGCGATGGCGTCGGGGCCGATCGGATTGCAGAAGCGTTTGCGGCCGGTCGGCATCTGGAACGAGAAGATCGCCCCGGTGGTCCCCGGCTTGCCCACACAGTCGGTCTGGGTGCGGGTGGTGACGAATATCTGCCCGTCCGGGCCGAGGGTGGTCGCGGCGCCCAGCGGCCCGCCGATGGGGCGCGACCAGCTCAGGGTCAGGTGCCGGGATCCGGTGACCGGGCTCGAACCGCTGTTGCGGGCATCGCGGAACGGTGACTGCCAGCCCTTGTCCTTACCGACCGCGATGTCGTCGAGCGTCGTACTGCCGCAGGCGGTCAGCGCCAGCATGCCGAGGGCGCCGAGTGCCGCGAGGGTTCGTTTCGGTGCGGACGGCCGAATGTCCGGGCGCCACAATGCTGTCGGGTGGTCTCCGGCGCGGTCGTGCTCGCTGCGCTCCGGTCGCCGGCTGCCGCTTCGCACCTGCTGGGCTCCCATCTGTTCGTAACGGGCCTGCACGAGACTAGAACATGCACCGGCGTCGCAGCGTGCTGGGTGAGAAGAGTGGTACCCCGCGCGTACGCGGGCGGATTTTCCGGGGTGGAATCGCGAACCCGGGATTCGAAAGTACGCTGGTACTCCGATCGGATATCCGCCGAGGTAACCGACGCCGACGGAAAGGGAACAGACCCGTGACGAGCATGTGGGGCGCACCGTTGCGTTCGCGCTGGCGGGGATCGCGCCGCCGCGATCCGGAGCAGGCGCGTTTCCTGACCGTGGCATCACTGCGCTGGGTGCTCGCCAATCGCGCCTACACCCCGTGGTATCTGGTGCGGTACTACCGGCTGTTCAAATTCCGGATGGCCAATCCGCACATCGTGCTGCGCGGCATGGTCTTTCTGGGCCGCCGCGTCGAGATCCACGCGACGCCGGAACTCGGCCGCATGGAGATCGGCAAGTGGGTGCACATCGGCGACGGCAACGCCCTGCGCTGTCACGAGGGCTCCCTGCGCATCGGCGACAAGGTGGTCTTCGGCAAGGACAATGTCGTCAACACCTACCTCGACATCGAGATCGGTGAGTCGACGCTGGTGGCCGACTGGTGCTACATCTGCGACTTCGACCATCGGATGGACGATGTGAACATGCCGATCAAGGATCAGGGGATCGTCAAGAGCCCCGTCCGGATCGGCCCCGACACCTGGATCGCGGCGAAGGTGACCGTCCTGCGCGAAACCGCCGTCGGCCGCGGCTGCGTCCTCGGCGCGCACGCCGTGGTGAAGGGCGATATCCCGGACTACAGCATCGCGGTCGGCGCCCCCGCGCGTGTGGTGAAGAACCGCAAGAAGGCCTGGGACGACGCCGCCGAGGAGCGGGCCCGCCACGCGGCCGCCCTCGCCGATATCGCGCGCAAGAAGGCCGGAGTCGGGGCGGGTTCCGACGACTGAGCACCCGCGGGTCCCGATGAGCCGTCGCTGTCGGCGCCCGCGGGTAGCGTTCCCGCCATGAATCGGTACGCGGCGTGGCTGCGCGGGATCATGCCCAGCAACCCCAATATGCGCAACGAGAAGTTGCGGGCGGTCTTCGAAGGGCTCGGATTCGAGGGCGTGGGATCGGTGCTCGCCAGTGGCAACATCGTGTTCGGCAGTGCCGAAACGGATACCGCCGCAATGGAGTCCCGCATCCAGGAGGCCTTGCGCTCGGAGCTGGGGATCGGCGGCGGCACCATCATCCGCAGCCGCGGCGAATTGCAGGCGCTGGTGGATTCCGATCCCTTTCCCGGTCTCACCCACGGGCGCGGCACCTATCTCACCACGACCTTCATCAAGAGCCGCCCGGACACCCTCCCGCCGGAGGTCCCGGCGTCGCTGGATGCCGCCGTCCGGATCGTCGGCTACGACCGGACCGCCGCGGCGCTGCTGGCGGTCATCGACAACTCGGTCGCCGGTACGCCCAACCACATGGCCTGGATGGAGACGGTCTACGGCAAGGAGATCACCACCCGCACCTGGCTCACGGTCCAGAAGGTGCTCGCCAAGCTCTAGCCCCGCGAACTGTACGAATCAACCAACCGGAAGGTATTGACTGCGCACGGATCAGGAGGAGACTGGTCTATACACCGGAGCACCGGAAAAAGTCGAGTAGCCGATCGAGACGTCGATCGATGAACGAGGCGGTTTCCAGGATCTGGCCAGGCCCCCGGCAAGCCAGTCGAGAGTTTCGAAGATCAGCGACGACTGAGATTCGGATATCGATGGAGACTACCGGGGACTGCTGTGTCCGGGGGTTCTCAGCCGAAGGTCATTGCCGCGCGGACCTGTTCCGGGTCCAGCGGGCGGCCGGGCAGTGGATGCGCCGCTTCGGCGCGCAGACCGTCGAGCAGGGTCGCCAGATGCCGCCGCCAGGCGTCGGGGGCGATATCGCGCACCCCGTCGGTGGCCCGGACCACCGACCAGACCAGGAGCCCGATATCGGTGTCGGTGATGTCGGGACGCAGCTGCCCGGATGTCCGGGCGCGCTCGACCACCTGCTGGAACAGTTCGTGCCCTTGATGTTTCGCGATCTCGATCGGGCTGTCGGGGGGCAGTGAGTAGACGCAGATATCGGTGAAGCCGCGGTCGCGGGCCTGCAGTTGCGCGATGGCCGTGAGGTGGTCGACCAGCCCGGTCCACGGATCGGTGATGCGCAGCGCGGCCTCGGCACTGCGCCCGGATTCCAGGACGATGTCCAGCAGCGCCTCGCTGATCAGCGCCTCGCGGGTGGGGAAGTGGTTGTAGAGCGTGCCGATACTGACACCGGCATCGCGCGCGATCTGATTGAGCGACGCCTCCAGTCCCTCGGCGCCGAACCTGGTCCGGGCGGCGGCGGCGATCTTGTCGCGATTGTCGCGGGCGTCGCGACGCCGGGGCCGTGACGAACCTGCCGGGCCCGCGGCGGCCACTGTGCTGTCACCGTCAGCGACCTTCTCGACCATGGATTCACTCTACAACTTGATAACCCTCTCAACTCGAGCTTAACTTGAGTGGGTTATCAAGTTGAGTGGGTTCTCAAATTCTCTGGAGGTACGGATATGTCTCATCTCGCGGTGTTCGGCGCCGGTCCCGCGCTCGGTCTGTCGGCGGCGCTGCGGTTCGGTCGCGCCGGGTACTCGGTCACCCTGATCGGGCGCAATGCGGCGACGCTCGAACCGCTGCGCGATCGGCTCGCGGCCGAGGAGGTGGCGGTGGATGTGCTGCTGGCCGATCTCACGGACGAATCGGCCGTGGCTGCCGCGCTCACGGAACTGCAAGCGGCGCACGGTGTTCCGGATGTGGTGATCTACAGCCCCGGTGGGGTCGAGCGGCTTCCGGTCGACGCGGTGTCCCTGGATGCTGACACCCTGCGCAGCTGGCTGCCGCTCAATCTGACCACGCCGGTGCACATCGTCCACACGCTCGTGCCCGCCATGACGGCCCGCGGCTCGGGCGCCGTCCTGATCGCGCAGGGCAGCTCCGTCCGGCAGCCGCAAGCGGCACTGGCCAGCGTCAGCGTCCCGCAGTCGGGTCTGCTGAACTACCTGCATTCGATCGACCAGCAGGTCCGGCCGAGCGGTGTCCGCGTGGGCTCACTCCTGATCGGCCGCCTCATCGAGAACAGTGCGGCCCAGAAGCTCTTCGACTCCGGACATTTCGCCACGGTGGAGCCGAACGAGGTGGCGCGAGTACATCCGGACGTGCTGGCCGAGGAGCTCTACCTGATGGCGACCACGGACACCGAGGTCGAACGGGCGGCGTGAATCCGGCGGGCGCGCATCATCGGTCGAGGAATTCGAGGCGGTTGCCGACCGGATCGTCGGTGTGGAAGCGCCGCCGCCCCGGAATCTCGGCCGGATCCGCCCACCGCACGGGGTGACCGGCCGCGGCCACCGCGGCGGCCACCTCGTCGATCGGCACCACGAACGCCGGATGCGCCTTACGCGCGGCCCGGAAGTCCGCCTCGATCCCCACATGCAGTTCCGCATCCGGTCCACCACACCCGGGCACCCGGAACCAGCACCCGCCGCGCGCCGCGAGCAGCGGAGGTTTGGGCAACTCCTCCCACCCCAGCACGCCGGTGTAGAACGCGCGCAGCCGATCCTCGGAACCGCCCGGCGCGGCGATCTGAACGTGATGCAGCATGCGGCCTCCTCGGACGAACATCGACCCCGACGATCCTATCGCCGGGATCGGTTGCCCCCGCAGCCGCTTCGCCGCCCTCGAAGCCGATGCGCCGATCAGAGATTTCGCCGCAGCAGCGCTTCGGCGAGTGGGATCTCCTGTGCGGTGGCGAACCGGTGCCGAGCGCGGAGCTCGGCCCTGGTACTCGGCCGGTACTTCGGCTCGCGCCCGCACCCGCACGACTGGAAACCCTCGTAGCGCAGACCGGCGGCGAGCACCGCCGCGACAACCGACCACGCCTTGGTGTCCCGCCGGGGTGGTGCCGCGAAATCGTGCCCCGCGCACACCATCTCGGCGCGGCAGCGCGGACATTCGGGTGTCGCGGTGGTCGGCGGGCGTTTGAGCGACACCCGGCATTCGACACACACGTAATGCACTTTGTAGAAGTATCCGTACTCGCACATACGACCCCCCGAAGCGATGACCCGCGTCATCCTATCGCGAGTCTGCTCCGGGCGGTCGTCGAGATCGGTCTCCGCCCTCGGGTCAGGCGGCTTGTCGGTGTTCGGGAACCGGTGTCGCCGCGGCCTTTTCGCTCTCCTCGAAGCCGGGGCGGCCGGTGCCGATGAAGGCGACCAGCCACGATGCCACCGCGACGAAGCGGTTGCGGAAGCCGACCAGGTAGACCAGGTGGACGGCCAGCCAGGTGGCCCAGGCGATGGTGCCGGTGAACTTGATGCGGTCGTTGAGCTTGGTGACCGCGCTGAACCGGCTGATCACCGCCATCGAACCCTTGTCCCAGTACACGAACGGGGTGCCGGGCTGCTTCTTGCGGCGGATGATGTCGGCGACGTGGCGGCCCTCCTGCATGGCAGTGGGCGACTGGCCCGGATAGCCGTTGAGCGAGGTCATATCGCCGATCGCGTAGATGTCGGCGTGTCCGCCCACCGTGCAGTCGGGATTGATGAGAAGCCGTCCGGCGCGGTCGGTCTCGCATCCGGTCGCCTCGGCGAGCAGGGTGGCGAAGCCACCGGCCGCCACACCCGCCGACCACACCACGGTCTCGGCGCCGATACCGCGCTCGACACCGTCCTTGGTCTTGACCGTCACCTTGCCGGCCTCGATATCGGTGACGAAGGTGTCGAGCAGGACCTCGACTCCGTTGCGGGTCAGCGATTTCCGCGCGTACTCCGACAGGCTGCCGCCGAAGGGCGGCAGCACCGCACCGGCGCCCTCCACCAGCGAGACCGAGATCTCCTGGTGGTAATGCCGTTTCGCGAGTTCCTTGAGCTGCCCGGCGACCTCGACACCGGTCGGCCCGGCGCCCACGACGACGAAGCTCAGCAACCGCTCCCGGGTCTCCGGATCGGCCTGCGCGGCCTCGGCGAAGACGCGCTCGATCTGCGCGCGCAGCAGTTTGGCGTCGTCGATGGTCTTGAGCGAGTAGGTCTTCTCCGCGAAATCGTCGCGGCCGAAATAGGATTGGGTCGCACCGGTGGCCGCGATCAGCGATCCGTAGCGGATCCGGCGGGTGCCGTGCTCGGTCTCGTAGGTCAGTACCGCGTCAGCGGCATCGATGTCGACGACCTTCCCCAGCCGGACATCCGCGCCCTTGTGCCGGCGCAGGATCTGCGCGATCGGCGGAGCGATATCTGTGGACGGGAGCACACCCGTCGCTACCTGGTACAGCAGCGGTTGGAACAGGTGCTCCGGCGTCGCCGAAATCAGTACGTAGTCCACTCCCGATTTGCTGAGCTGCTTCGCGGCGGCGAGCCCGCCGAACCCCGAACCCACGATGACCACATCGGTGGTTTCGATTCCCGCATCCACGTGTTGCATGACAGCCTCCTTCTGTCATTAGTAACCGCGATTCATTGCCTGGATGTTCCAGGGGTCAGGGCGCATAATATTGATGACTCTTATCTGGATCGATCATGAATGGGAGATCTCGATGGAACTGCGTCAGCTCACCTACTTCGTCGCGGTGTGCGAGGAGTTGAGCTTCAGCCGAGCGGCTACTCGCTGCTTCATATCGCAATCAGCTATCAGTCACCAGATCGCGCGGCTCGAACATGATCTTGGTGTGCAGCTGTTCGAACGCTCCACGCGATCCGTTGTTCCGACTGAGGCAACTATTCGGCTACTTCCTCTTGCGAAACAAATGCTGAGCCTCGAAGGGGCCATTCGCGCTGCTGTACGGGACTCCGGGCCGCGAATTCGCTTGGCGGCGAATATGTCCTTCGCAACAAGATCGCTATCGGCGATAGCCGGAGCACGCGAAGCGCATCCGGGCGCCGAAATCGAGTTCGTCATCAAGCCTTTCCGGCAGCGCATCGCCGCGGTCGCCGATGGCGATTGTGATCTTGCTCTCATCCGCGGCAGCGTCGAACAGCCCGGTCTGACGGTCGAACAACTGTGGGTGGAGGACCTGGTGATCGCCACCTCCACCGCCCATCGGCTGGCGGGCCGGGTGGATGTGAAACTGACGGAGTTGGGGAAATATCCGCTGCTGCTACCGCCGGAGACCGATCAGGTGCTGCTGCACAATGTCGTCCGGCACGCCTTCGCCGACCTGCCGACCCGGCCCAGCTACGGTCCGCCCATCCCGCCGGATCACACCGCGACGATGGAACTGCTCAACCGGCCCGACGCCTGGACCATCCTCTACGCCGACAGCGCGACCGAGGGCATCGCGACGCTGAAACTGGCGGGCCGCCCGCTGCGCATCCCGGTCTCGGCGGTCCTGCGTAGCGATGTGCGCCGCTCGCCGATTCTGGTGACCCTGCTCGCGGCGCTGCACAGCGCATGAGGGCCACCACGCGAAAGACCGGTTGCCGCCCATGAATTCGGCGGCAACCGGTCTCTCGTATGGTTTCTCTAGGCCCGAGCCTCGATCCGGTGGAACAGGAACTCGACCAGGGTGATCAGTGAGCGCAGACAGGTGCCGCGGTCGCGGGCATCGAGCGCGGTGATCGGAGTGCCCGGCTCGAGGTCCAGCGCGTCGTGGATCTCGCTGAGCGGGAAGCGCTGGGCGCCGTCGAACTCGTTGATCGCGACCGAATACGGAACGCCGCGCTCCTCGAGGATCGACAGCACCTCGTCGGCCTTGTCCATCCGGCGGGTGTCCACCAGGACCAGAGCGCCCAGCGCCCCGAAGGCCAGCTCCTCCCACAGCGGCAGGAAGCGCCGCTGCCCGGGGGTGCCGAACAGATACAGCGCCAGCTGCGGATTGAGCGTGATACGCCCGAAATCCATTGCTACCGTGGTGGTTTCCTTACCCGGGAGACCGGCCATATCGTCGACGCCGACGCTGGCCTCGGTGATGGTCTCCTCGGTGCGCAACGGCCGGATCTCCGACACGCTGCTGACGAACGTGGTTTTACCGACACCGAAATTACCTGCAACCAACAGCTTTACCGACCGCGTGACCGTTTCGGGGACATAGTCGACCGTACGGTCGTTCGCGACGGCGGAACGTTCGGACAGGGCAGTCGGGCGCTCAGACGGCGAGAGCGCGGAGCCCATTCAGTACCTCCTCGAGCAGGGCGACCTCCGGAACTTGATCCACCGGGGTCGGATTGACCAGATGGCCGCTGTCGAGAAGGTCGGATACCACGATCTTCACTACCGAGGGCGGCAGGTCGAGATAGGCGGCCACCTCGGCGAGCGACAGTGCGGCATGCCGGCTGCAGATACCCAATACCCGGCGCGCGTCCGGAGTGGCGCCGGGCATCGGGTCCTGCGCTGCCACAACGAGTGTCACCAGATTCACCGAGCGGGATGCCCGGGTACGCCCGCCCGTGCGCACATACGCACGGACCAGGTCCGGATCGCGCCGGTGTTTGCTCATGCCCGGTCGCCACCCGGCTTGTGGCGGGGCAGGCTACCCAGTTCCCGGCCTACTCGGACAGCGAGTTCGTTCATCCGGTGGGCAACCATGCTGACGTCGACATCGGCCATCGTCGAGACCCCGATCAGCGCACCCTCACCGGCTGCGGTGATGAAGATCATGCCCTCGTCGTACTCGGTCATGTTCTGGCGCACCGAACTCGCGGTGCCGCAGAATTCCGTGAGGGCCTTGCCCAGGGATCTGAGGCCGGAGGCCGCGGCGGCGAACCGCTCGGAGTCGTCGAGGGAGATGGCGCCGACGTGGGCGATGCGCAGGCCATCCTCGGACAGCAGTACAGCGAATCGGACGCCCGGGACCGTGAGGTCCTCGAGCATCCACGACAGCTTGTTGTCGCCGTCGGTCACGGTGGTGCCGGGTGTGGCCATCAGGATGTCATCCCTTCGGAGTTGTCATGTGCGGCTGCACGTCCGCTGGTGGAGCCGGTCTGCCAGGCTTCGGCGATATCGACTCGGGGCAGGCCGATGTCGGTGTTGGGGCCGGACGGCCCGGAGTCGGTGCGGGGTGTGCGTGCGGACACGGGCACGGACACGCTGCGGCGGCGTCGGCGCGGCAGACCGCCGGGCGTGATCTCGTGCACGGTGGAGGACTGGCCCGTCGGATTCGGGTCCACGTCGAGCTGCCGAATCGGTTCCGGCACCGCGGCGACCGGGATCGGCGCCGGTGCGGGCGGCGCGGCCGGAGCGGGCGCGGGGGCCAGCGGCGCGGGAGCGATATCGGGGGTGGGCGTGTTGTCGACGGCCACCGGCACGTGGATATTGCTCATGGTCGAGGCCGACGCCGCGACTGAAGCCGACACCGCGGCGGCCGCCGGAACCGGTGTCTCCGCCGGAGCGGAAATCGGTGGGGCCGCCGGGGATTCGAGCGCGGCGTCCGGACGGGTCGTGAGCAGGCCCTCGGGCACGTAGACCATTGCGCGCATACCGCCATAGATGTTGGGGCCATCGATGTAGACGGTGAAGCCGTAGCGCCGGGCGAGTGCGGCGATACCCGGGAAACCGACCCGTGGGCTCGGTCCGAGCTGGTGGATATCGACGCTGCGCTCACCGGCGAGGACCTGGCGGGCCTCCTCCATCTGCTCCGGGTTCATGCGGACACCCGCGTCGTCGATGATCACCGTCAGGCCGTGATGGCCTTCCTGGAAGGTGACGTCGACGAACGAGGTGGGCGGCGAGTAACGCAGCGCGTTGTCCAGCAGCGTCGCCATGGTGTGCACCAGTGGTTCGACGGCACGGCTGATCACCACGCGGTCCAACTGCTGCGGGCGCACCCGGGTGAAGTCGCGGACGCGGCCGACCGCGCCGCCGACGATGTCGGTCAGTGTCTGCTGCGGCCAGCGACGGCCGGGCAGACCACCACACACGATCACGTACGACTGCGCCTGGCGGATCATCTGCTGGACGCTGTGGTCGATCCGGATGAGCGTCTCGTAGACGTCGTCACCGCGGTGTTCGCGCAGGGCGGCGCTCACCACCTGGCTGACGTCGGCGCCCAGGCTCACCACGGAGGTGCCGAAGGCGCGCACGGCCGCACTGGTGGCGTCGCGGGAGCTGCCCTCGACCTGTTCGCGGACGCTGGTCTCGGTCGAGGTGATCGCCTGCTGCTTCTCGTATTCGAGTTCGCGACTGGTGCG
Encoded here:
- a CDS encoding PQQ-binding-like beta-propeller repeat protein, producing the protein MRSGSRRPERSEHDRAGDHPTALWRPDIRPSAPKRTLAALGALGMLALTACGSTTLDDIAVGKDKGWQSPFRDARNSGSSPVTGSRHLTLSWSRPIGGPLGAATTLGPDGQIFVTTRTQTDCVGKPGTTGAIFSFQMPTGRKRFCNPIGPDAIAAASAVDGADNVYVGDDGAVFSFNNLGQPRWRTPVAGVPVSMQFTAEGTVLSVSQSGQVDILNRQTGAREVSTYQVLGEPDFLAHPDITRPPDGQGLGDCAVGGPQCAVANVSALDRDSSRFYLTVWRPGAPAAALVALHYADKKVTQEWSVDILTDGSATSPALSADGKTLYVGDNSGRLLAVDTADGRTKWARPLGFTPRGGISERDGLLIPSGDDGHLIALRDNGDSADIAWERKDLALRGRPVQTAGDTGYAVVPMGETLSLLTFETTTGKTIASAVLPGATGSTVSTAIGPEGEVVVADRLGELFTFTPDE
- a CDS encoding acyltransferase gives rise to the protein MTSMWGAPLRSRWRGSRRRDPEQARFLTVASLRWVLANRAYTPWYLVRYYRLFKFRMANPHIVLRGMVFLGRRVEIHATPELGRMEIGKWVHIGDGNALRCHEGSLRIGDKVVFGKDNVVNTYLDIEIGESTLVADWCYICDFDHRMDDVNMPIKDQGIVKSPVRIGPDTWIAAKVTVLRETAVGRGCVLGAHAVVKGDIPDYSIAVGAPARVVKNRKKAWDDAAEERARHAAALADIARKKAGVGAGSDD
- a CDS encoding DUF1697 domain-containing protein produces the protein MNRYAAWLRGIMPSNPNMRNEKLRAVFEGLGFEGVGSVLASGNIVFGSAETDTAAMESRIQEALRSELGIGGGTIIRSRGELQALVDSDPFPGLTHGRGTYLTTTFIKSRPDTLPPEVPASLDAAVRIVGYDRTAAALLAVIDNSVAGTPNHMAWMETVYGKEITTRTWLTVQKVLAKL
- a CDS encoding TetR/AcrR family transcriptional regulator; its protein translation is MVEKVADGDSTVAAAGPAGSSRPRRRDARDNRDKIAAAARTRFGAEGLEASLNQIARDAGVSIGTLYNHFPTREALISEALLDIVLESGRSAEAALRITDPWTGLVDHLTAIAQLQARDRGFTDICVYSLPPDSPIEIAKHQGHELFQQVVERARTSGQLRPDITDTDIGLLVWSVVRATDGVRDIAPDAWRRHLATLLDGLRAEAAHPLPGRPLDPEQVRAAMTFG
- a CDS encoding SDR family NAD(P)-dependent oxidoreductase, with the translated sequence MSHLAVFGAGPALGLSAALRFGRAGYSVTLIGRNAATLEPLRDRLAAEEVAVDVLLADLTDESAVAAALTELQAAHGVPDVVIYSPGGVERLPVDAVSLDADTLRSWLPLNLTTPVHIVHTLVPAMTARGSGAVLIAQGSSVRQPQAALASVSVPQSGLLNYLHSIDQQVRPSGVRVGSLLIGRLIENSAAQKLFDSGHFATVEPNEVARVHPDVLAEELYLMATTDTEVERAA
- a CDS encoding glyoxalase; amino-acid sequence: MLHHVQIAAPGGSEDRLRAFYTGVLGWEELPKPPLLAARGGCWFRVPGCGGPDAELHVGIEADFRAARKAHPAFVVPIDEVAAAVAAAGHPVRWADPAEIPGRRRFHTDDPVGNRLEFLDR
- a CDS encoding NAD(P)/FAD-dependent oxidoreductase, with protein sequence MQHVDAGIETTDVVIVGSGFGGLAAAKQLSKSGVDYVLISATPEHLFQPLLYQVATGVLPSTDIAPPIAQILRRHKGADVRLGKVVDIDAADAVLTYETEHGTRRIRYGSLIAATGATQSYFGRDDFAEKTYSLKTIDDAKLLRAQIERVFAEAAQADPETRERLLSFVVVGAGPTGVEVAGQLKELAKRHYHQEISVSLVEGAGAVLPPFGGSLSEYARKSLTRNGVEVLLDTFVTDIEAGKVTVKTKDGVERGIGAETVVWSAGVAAGGFATLLAEATGCETDRAGRLLINPDCTVGGHADIYAIGDMTSLNGYPGQSPTAMQEGRHVADIIRRKKQPGTPFVYWDKGSMAVISRFSAVTKLNDRIKFTGTIAWATWLAVHLVYLVGFRNRFVAVASWLVAFIGTGRPGFEESEKAAATPVPEHRQAA
- a CDS encoding LysR family transcriptional regulator encodes the protein MELRQLTYFVAVCEELSFSRAATRCFISQSAISHQIARLEHDLGVQLFERSTRSVVPTEATIRLLPLAKQMLSLEGAIRAAVRDSGPRIRLAANMSFATRSLSAIAGAREAHPGAEIEFVIKPFRQRIAAVADGDCDLALIRGSVEQPGLTVEQLWVEDLVIATSTAHRLAGRVDVKLTELGKYPLLLPPETDQVLLHNVVRHAFADLPTRPSYGPPIPPDHTATMELLNRPDAWTILYADSATEGIATLKLAGRPLRIPVSAVLRSDVRRSPILVTLLAALHSA
- a CDS encoding GTP-binding protein; the protein is MGSALSPSERPTALSERSAVANDRTVDYVPETVTRSVKLLVAGNFGVGKTTFVSSVSEIRPLRTEETITEASVGVDDMAGLPGKETTTVAMDFGRITLNPQLALYLFGTPGQRRFLPLWEELAFGALGALVLVDTRRMDKADEVLSILEERGVPYSVAINEFDGAQRFPLSEIHDALDLEPGTPITALDARDRGTCLRSLITLVEFLFHRIEARA
- a CDS encoding DUF742 domain-containing protein yields the protein MSKHRRDPDLVRAYVRTGGRTRASRSVNLVTLVVAAQDPMPGATPDARRVLGICSRHAALSLAEVAAYLDLPPSVVKIVVSDLLDSGHLVNPTPVDQVPEVALLEEVLNGLRALAV
- a CDS encoding roadblock/LC7 domain-containing protein, which encodes MATPGTTVTDGDNKLSWMLEDLTVPGVRFAVLLSEDGLRIAHVGAISLDDSERFAAAASGLRSLGKALTEFCGTASSVRQNMTEYDEGMIFITAAGEGALIGVSTMADVDVSMVAHRMNELAVRVGRELGSLPRHKPGGDRA
- a CDS encoding ATP-binding protein; protein product: MTLSWILAAILILTIAGALYAAYYASQQRARAGRAEAELRAHEDELEHFTSTTMGLVADSVRRAESTVELPAIDRGGSRFAQLLQRLTERYADDLHRVAAETHDRTSRELEYEKQQAITSTETSVREQVEGSSRDATSAAVRAFGTSVVSLGADVSQVVSAALREHRGDDVYETLIRIDHSVQQMIRQAQSYVIVCGGLPGRRWPQQTLTDIVGGAVGRVRDFTRVRPQQLDRVVISRAVEPLVHTMATLLDNALRYSPPTSFVDVTFQEGHHGLTVIIDDAGVRMNPEQMEEARQVLAGERSVDIHQLGPSPRVGFPGIAALARRYGFTVYIDGPNIYGGMRAMVYVPEGLLTTRPDAALESPAAPPISAPAETPVPAAAAVSASVAASASTMSNIHVPVAVDNTPTPDIAPAPLAPAPAPAAPPAPAPIPVAAVPEPIRQLDVDPNPTGQSSTVHEITPGGLPRRRRRSVSVPVSARTPRTDSGPSGPNTDIGLPRVDIAEAWQTGSTSGRAAAHDNSEGMTS